In Brevinema andersonii, a genomic segment contains:
- the mrdA gene encoding penicillin-binding protein 2, which translates to MQDISQILKTRLTMFAVIIYTLLSIFTVRLIYLQLFKGSIFKDRAEKNQTRSLRIPSYRSILYDRTKELKLAYNERSLALTVIEANLPKDPIERTVLFTKMSQILNEPVEKITATIHDEFIDPYTPIVIKTQISPDIISRFAEKIDEFPGIFWENRPKRVYPFNMSSFHVIGYTGIINKNEYSSLNAVDEYYLGSIIGKRGIEKQYDKNIRGNSGTLLRSVDVRGNVLQQDVFKEPIQGDHLVLTIDAKLQAKAQELLQEKVGVVVISRVTTGEILVLLSTPSVDPSIFAPDSIEGKKRFQELSIDTQYPFLNRAIQGTYSPASTFKLISAAAFIKAGIDPYRKHVCTGSYQIGNRVFRCTGVHGAVDMRSAIAYSCNSYFYYFSQIVGHKPILEMAKEFGITEKTYIDLPDEKNGFLPNDAWFKKIHKRNWSQGDSANIVIGQGDVLVTPLALNQMTAIIANGGTIFRPYILKEQLNLRDRSVIWSQTPEARKTVNIPPETINILQEGMARVTKSGGTAGWINTPYLQVPIAGKTGTAQTGNIKNNGLFTAYGPYGQENVSNAIAITVLLEQDRTGAAVSIAANLFNYYFGTLYPELKSKINRRIS; encoded by the coding sequence ATGCAAGATATTTCTCAAATTTTGAAAACGCGATTAACCATGTTTGCAGTTATTATCTATACATTACTGTCTATATTCACAGTAAGATTGATATATCTTCAATTGTTCAAAGGTTCTATTTTTAAAGATAGAGCAGAAAAAAATCAAACCCGCAGTTTACGTATACCTTCTTACCGCAGTATTCTTTATGACAGAACCAAAGAATTAAAATTGGCATACAATGAGCGATCATTAGCACTAACAGTGATTGAAGCTAATTTACCAAAAGATCCGATCGAACGCACTGTATTATTCACTAAAATGAGCCAAATATTAAACGAACCTGTTGAAAAAATTACTGCTACAATTCATGATGAATTTATTGATCCTTACACTCCTATTGTGATAAAAACACAAATTTCACCGGATATTATTTCACGTTTTGCCGAAAAAATTGACGAATTTCCCGGAATCTTCTGGGAAAATCGTCCTAAAAGAGTCTACCCATTCAATATGTCAAGTTTTCATGTGATTGGATATACTGGAATTATTAATAAAAACGAGTACAGCTCGTTAAATGCTGTAGACGAATATTATTTAGGTAGCATCATAGGCAAAAGAGGTATTGAAAAACAATATGACAAAAATATTCGTGGCAATTCGGGGACTTTATTGAGATCCGTAGATGTTCGAGGCAATGTTTTACAACAAGATGTTTTCAAAGAACCTATACAAGGAGATCATCTAGTTTTAACCATCGATGCCAAATTACAAGCTAAAGCTCAGGAATTACTGCAAGAAAAAGTTGGTGTTGTAGTCATTAGTCGTGTTACTACTGGAGAAATCTTGGTACTATTAAGTACTCCTTCCGTAGATCCTAGTATTTTTGCTCCTGATTCCATAGAAGGTAAAAAGCGTTTTCAAGAACTATCGATTGATACACAATATCCATTTTTAAACAGAGCAATACAAGGAACTTATTCACCAGCTTCTACTTTCAAATTGATATCAGCAGCGGCATTTATCAAAGCAGGAATTGATCCTTATAGAAAGCATGTATGCACTGGATCTTACCAAATAGGAAACCGTGTATTTCGTTGCACTGGCGTACATGGAGCTGTAGATATGCGTAGTGCTATTGCTTATTCATGCAATAGTTATTTTTATTATTTTTCGCAAATTGTCGGACATAAACCAATCTTAGAGATGGCCAAAGAATTTGGCATTACAGAAAAAACTTATATTGATCTGCCTGATGAAAAAAATGGCTTTCTACCAAATGATGCTTGGTTCAAAAAAATACATAAAAGAAACTGGTCACAAGGCGATTCAGCAAATATCGTAATTGGTCAAGGAGATGTTCTCGTAACACCTTTAGCACTCAATCAAATGACTGCTATCATTGCCAATGGAGGCACTATTTTTCGTCCTTATATCCTTAAAGAACAGCTAAATTTACGTGATCGCAGTGTTATTTGGTCGCAAACTCCAGAAGCACGAAAAACGGTAAATATTCCCCCAGAAACAATTAATATCCTTCAAGAAGGAATGGCTCGAGTCACTAAAAGCGGTGGGACAGCAGGTTGGATCAATACTCCTTATCTGCAAGTTCCTATTGCTGGAAAAACTGGAACAGCTCAAACAGGTAATATAAAAAATAATGGTCTTTTCACAGCTTATGGACCCTATGGTCAAGAAAATGTATCTAATGCTATTGCAATTACAGTACTGTTAGAGCAAGATCGAACAGGAGCCGCGGTTTCTATTGCTGCAAATCTATTTAACTACTATTTTGGAACTCTTTACCCTGAATTAAAAAGCAAGATCAACAGGAGAATATCTTGA
- the dnaJ gene encoding molecular chaperone DnaJ — translation MADYYELLGISRGASQEEIKKAFRKQAMKYHPDRNPGNKDAEERFKEIGKAYEVLSDPEKKKMYDQFGEAAFQTGGAGPGGFEDIFRGFTGSGGFGGGFEDIFESFFGGRASHQTPEVRGADLEASVSLELKDILRKQTVDLKIKRMEICSTCDGTGSKSKSQPEICAACHGSGRIQVSQGFFAITQPCPTCHGLGKTVKDPCPVCHGEGIQQKNSKVSVVIPAGVEDGMRLRVSGEGSAAPLNGPRGDLYIHLNVRNNTQFVREGSNLYAKLPLSFAKAVLGGEVEVHTLESKKKVKLPEGVQPGQKIKLEGEGLPDLRAHKRGNLFYEATIEVPKNINNKAKTILKEFGKAIGEKL, via the coding sequence ATGGCAGATTATTATGAATTATTAGGGATTAGCCGTGGTGCCAGTCAGGAAGAAATAAAAAAAGCATTCCGTAAACAAGCAATGAAGTATCATCCTGATAGAAATCCGGGTAATAAAGATGCGGAAGAAAGGTTTAAAGAAATCGGAAAAGCTTATGAAGTATTGTCCGATCCGGAAAAGAAAAAAATGTATGATCAATTCGGAGAAGCTGCATTTCAAACAGGAGGAGCCGGTCCTGGTGGATTTGAAGATATTTTTCGTGGTTTTACAGGCAGTGGTGGTTTTGGTGGCGGATTTGAAGATATTTTTGAAAGTTTTTTTGGAGGACGGGCTTCTCATCAAACTCCAGAAGTTCGAGGTGCAGATCTGGAAGCTTCTGTATCCCTAGAATTGAAAGATATATTACGTAAACAAACGGTCGATTTAAAAATTAAAAGAATGGAAATATGTTCTACATGTGATGGTACTGGCTCGAAATCTAAGAGCCAGCCAGAAATATGTGCTGCATGTCATGGGTCAGGACGTATTCAAGTAAGCCAAGGTTTTTTTGCGATTACGCAGCCATGTCCAACATGTCATGGTTTAGGTAAGACAGTAAAAGATCCTTGTCCTGTGTGTCATGGTGAGGGTATTCAACAAAAAAATAGTAAAGTATCAGTAGTTATCCCTGCAGGTGTAGAAGATGGTATGAGATTGCGTGTTAGTGGGGAAGGAAGTGCTGCTCCTTTAAATGGTCCACGTGGAGATTTATATATACATTTGAATGTTCGTAACAATACGCAATTTGTGCGTGAAGGTTCTAATTTGTATGCAAAATTACCTTTAAGTTTCGCTAAAGCTGTGTTGGGAGGAGAAGTAGAAGTCCATACATTAGAATCAAAGAAAAAAGTAAAACTTCCAGAAGGTGTTCAACCAGGTCAAAAAATAAAGCTAGAAGGAGAAGGGTTACCTGATTTACGTGCTCATAAACGAGGAAATTTATTTTATGAAGCAACTATTGAAGTTCCCAAAAATATTAATAATAAAGCTAAAACTATATTAAAAGAGTTTGGAAAAGCAATAGGAGAAAAGTTGTAA
- a CDS encoding HEAT repeat domain-containing protein, producing the protein MIQIIFIFLLFPITIFTQTNADNTTATNNSKQTQLDQWKETLNFGISTQRLNTVKQIRSSKATNSIEILQEQFLKDDNRTVKEEIIYTFIDLTNDNSEFWKKVFSKEKDLIVLQRAAFAIEKLKIGSAGPEIFSNLSIQLSNTEAIRFNASAVRALGEIKFQEALPIIIEIATNKDLHQDLRGSAVVAVGMYQDAAQIPLLESILTDSFESQFIRRYAALGIGRTESTNAVAILSPIAVNEKEAQSVRLNAVSGLGYIANDETITIMEQLTKSDDTALRTEAIKSLGKMKATNAQEILKYKAMKDPEAIVRREAKKALQEMGINL; encoded by the coding sequence ATGATACAAATTATTTTTATTTTTTTGCTATTTCCAATAACAATTTTTACACAAACTAATGCTGACAATACTACCGCAACAAATAATAGTAAACAAACTCAGCTAGACCAATGGAAAGAAACATTAAACTTTGGAATTTCTACTCAAAGATTAAACACCGTTAAACAGATCCGTTCCTCTAAAGCGACAAATAGTATAGAAATATTACAAGAACAATTTCTCAAAGACGATAATCGGACCGTAAAGGAAGAAATAATCTATACATTCATCGATTTAACTAACGATAATTCTGAATTTTGGAAAAAAGTTTTCAGTAAGGAAAAAGATTTAATTGTACTTCAACGCGCAGCTTTTGCGATAGAAAAATTAAAAATTGGATCAGCAGGACCTGAAATTTTTTCTAATTTAAGTATCCAACTCTCTAACACTGAAGCAATACGCTTCAATGCTTCAGCTGTAAGAGCTCTAGGAGAAATAAAATTTCAAGAAGCATTGCCAATTATCATTGAAATAGCAACAAATAAAGATCTTCATCAAGATCTAAGAGGTTCGGCTGTTGTAGCTGTTGGTATGTATCAAGATGCAGCACAAATCCCATTACTTGAAAGCATTCTTACAGATAGTTTTGAATCTCAATTCATCAGACGTTATGCCGCCTTAGGTATAGGACGTACAGAAAGCACAAATGCTGTTGCTATTCTTAGTCCTATTGCCGTGAATGAAAAAGAAGCTCAATCGGTTCGCTTGAATGCTGTTTCCGGATTAGGATATATTGCTAACGATGAAACCATTACCATTATGGAACAACTCACCAAAAGTGATGACACAGCTTTAAGAACTGAAGCTATTAAAAGTTTAGGAAAAATGAAAGCAACAAATGCACAAGAAATACTAAAATATAAAGCAATGAAAGATCCCGAAGCTATTGTACGCAGAGAAGCCAAAAAAGCTCTTCAGGAAATGGGAATTAATTTATAG
- the rodA gene encoding rod shape-determining protein RodA — MKNILKKGSILYVIIPLILSFIGILFIFSTGQLEHGNNTNLYLKQLLWVGLGIIFALFIVSIDYYYIVETSFIYYILGIILLVFTLLVGKEIKGAKSWLGMAGLGIQASEVMKICYILFYAKFLSSKSNTESNFRTLIFALGILIIPLSLVLLQPDLGTSIVFISIFITMTMVSTKNISIILQGLITGLLMVILTLCYAYYQFYYLANSNNSPIAILDILLLPNTFFAIATILLVYTIITFVIELFQPITWINKFTTGSFIIGISFLMSGIATKILKPYQWSRLLVFINPEFDRLGAGYNIIQAQIAIGSGGFSGQGFFNGTQNLRRFLPEKHTDFIYAIIAEETGFIGSFLVVFLYIIYFSMMIKIIFSAKDIEGSFIATGIFTMFAIHTIINIGMNLGIAPVTGLPLPFISYGGSSYITFIIAAALLLNIYNRRFIH, encoded by the coding sequence TTGAAAAATATTTTAAAAAAAGGTAGTATCTTATATGTTATTATACCTTTGATCCTTTCTTTTATTGGTATTTTGTTTATTTTTAGTACAGGGCAATTGGAGCACGGAAATAATACTAATTTATATCTAAAACAGCTTTTGTGGGTAGGTTTAGGAATTATCTTTGCACTCTTCATTGTATCTATTGACTATTATTATATTGTAGAAACATCGTTTATCTATTATATTTTAGGCATTATTCTATTGGTTTTCACGTTGTTAGTCGGCAAAGAAATAAAAGGAGCAAAAAGCTGGTTGGGTATGGCTGGATTAGGGATCCAAGCATCAGAAGTCATGAAAATTTGTTATATTCTTTTCTATGCTAAATTTTTAAGTAGTAAATCGAATACCGAATCTAACTTCCGCACTTTAATTTTTGCCTTAGGGATTTTAATCATTCCTCTAAGTTTGGTATTATTACAACCTGATTTAGGTACTAGTATTGTTTTCATATCTATTTTTATAACAATGACAATGGTAAGCACTAAAAATATTTCAATTATTCTTCAAGGATTAATTACAGGTTTATTAATGGTAATTCTTACATTATGTTATGCCTATTATCAATTCTATTACTTAGCTAATTCTAACAATTCTCCTATTGCTATCCTTGATATTTTATTATTACCTAATACTTTTTTTGCTATAGCTACTATTTTATTGGTTTATACTATTATTACTTTTGTTATAGAATTATTTCAACCTATTACTTGGATCAATAAATTTACTACTGGATCATTTATTATAGGAATTAGTTTTCTTATGTCAGGAATTGCTACAAAAATTCTCAAACCTTACCAATGGAGCAGATTATTGGTCTTTATCAATCCTGAATTTGATCGTTTAGGAGCTGGATATAATATTATTCAAGCACAAATAGCTATTGGATCTGGAGGTTTTTCCGGACAAGGATTTTTTAATGGAACACAAAATTTAAGACGTTTCCTGCCGGAAAAACATACAGATTTTATCTATGCTATTATCGCAGAAGAAACAGGCTTTATAGGAAGCTTTTTAGTGGTATTTCTTTATATTATTTATTTTAGCATGATGATTAAAATTATTTTTTCTGCCAAAGATATAGAAGGATCTTTTATCGCTACCGGTATTTTTACAATGTTTGCTATCCATACTATTATCAATATTGGTATGAATTTAGGAATTGCACCTGTTACGGGATTACCATTACCTTTTATCAGTTATGGAGGTTCTTCATATATTACTTTTATTATTGCTGCAGCATTATTACTAAATATTTATAATAGGAGATTTATCCATTAA
- the trpS gene encoding tryptophan--tRNA ligase, with amino-acid sequence MNKKRALSGIKPTGDIHLGNYFGAFQEFLALQNNKNIENLYFIADYHALNEIPDPKLLKERTINIFKAFIALGLDPEKSIIFVQSDVPEHTELCWLLSGVTPMGLLERAHAYKDAITKQKNVNMGLFNYPLLQAADILIYDADLVPVGADQKQHVEITRDIAEKFNREYGDIFTIPEPLIQNAVAIVPGTDGQKMSKSKNNTIPIFASEKEIKKSIMNITTDSTPLENPKDPNNCSIFLLYKMFASSEQIEKMRQNYLNGGYGYGHAKTELFEIIMHCFESARKKMLELNSSPDEVFHLMKLGAEKARIIAHSKIDKVKKVMGLG; translated from the coding sequence ATGAATAAAAAACGTGCATTATCAGGTATCAAGCCTACCGGTGATATTCATTTAGGTAATTATTTTGGCGCTTTTCAAGAATTCTTAGCATTACAAAACAATAAAAATATTGAAAATTTATATTTTATTGCCGATTATCATGCTTTAAATGAAATTCCGGATCCTAAATTATTAAAAGAACGAACTATTAATATTTTTAAAGCATTTATAGCATTAGGATTAGATCCAGAAAAAAGTATTATTTTTGTTCAGAGTGATGTTCCTGAACATACAGAACTTTGCTGGCTTCTATCAGGAGTGACCCCCATGGGACTTTTAGAACGCGCCCATGCATACAAAGATGCTATCACTAAACAAAAAAACGTTAATATGGGATTATTTAATTACCCTTTGCTGCAAGCTGCAGATATTCTGATTTATGATGCTGATTTAGTACCGGTTGGTGCCGATCAAAAGCAACATGTAGAAATCACACGAGATATTGCGGAAAAATTCAATCGGGAATATGGTGATATTTTTACTATACCTGAACCTTTAATACAAAATGCTGTTGCTATTGTACCAGGTACCGATGGACAAAAAATGAGTAAATCAAAAAATAATACTATTCCAATTTTTGCTTCAGAAAAAGAAATAAAAAAAAGTATTATGAATATTACTACAGATTCTACTCCTCTAGAAAATCCCAAAGATCCTAATAATTGCTCCATTTTTCTTTTATACAAAATGTTTGCCTCTTCAGAGCAAATAGAAAAAATGAGGCAGAATTATTTAAATGGTGGATATGGGTATGGGCATGCAAAAACAGAGTTATTCGAAATTATTATGCATTGCTTCGAATCAGCACGAAAAAAAATGTTGGAATTAAACTCTTCTCCTGATGAAGTTTTTCATTTAATGAAATTAGGAGCCGAAAAAGCTAGAATTATCGCCCACTCTAAGATAGACAAAGTTAAAAAAGTTATGGGACTAGGATAG
- a CDS encoding nucleotide exchange factor GrpE: MPEQENIIEENNGSSAQPEEQTSESISEQEDTDLLSILEKEKQELKEAYLRLSAETDNYRKRIQKEKEEFQKYAVRGLIENLLPVVDNLERSLKAADSSDNLESLKQGISIVLAQFEDILKNTGLEKIEIQVGDEFDPQVSEALMIEETDDGQHPMTVTEVFETGRKLGGVVLRSAKVKVAKKKQQ, encoded by the coding sequence GTGCCCGAACAAGAAAATATTATTGAAGAAAATAACGGATCATCAGCACAACCAGAAGAACAAACATCAGAAAGTATTTCAGAACAAGAAGATACAGATCTTTTAAGTATTTTAGAGAAGGAAAAACAAGAGCTTAAAGAAGCATATTTGCGTCTTTCTGCAGAAACTGATAATTATAGAAAACGTATACAAAAAGAAAAAGAAGAATTCCAAAAGTATGCTGTCCGCGGTTTGATAGAAAATTTACTTCCTGTAGTTGATAATTTAGAACGAAGCTTGAAAGCTGCTGATTCATCTGATAATCTTGAATCCTTAAAGCAAGGCATTTCTATAGTGTTAGCTCAGTTTGAAGATATACTTAAGAATACTGGACTAGAAAAAATAGAAATTCAAGTGGGAGATGAATTTGATCCTCAAGTAAGCGAGGCACTAATGATCGAAGAAACGGATGATGGACAACATCCAATGACTGTAACTGAAGTTTTCGAAACAGGAAGAAAATTAGGTGGCGTTGTCCTGAGAAGCGCTAAAGTAAAAGTTGCTAAGAAAAAACAACAATAA
- the rlmN gene encoding 23S rRNA (adenine(2503)-C(2))-methyltransferase RlmN, producing the protein MQSSVLRHNLKELQDILIALSYPRHKAGSIFKWIYKKSIFDFEQMTDLSKSERQNLKEQFNILVLQTIVINESQDGTLKFLFKAQDGARIESVMIHNEGDSRYTICVSSQVGCALRCSFCATGQLGFSRHLSREEIISQVLLVDAEIKKRYKLDPYSRALDNIVFMGMGEPMLNYEEVLKSIEILNNQAGFDIGTRRITISTAGIINGIEKFIQAPGQIRLALSLHAANHEKRKNIMPIARKENTRQVLDIIRLYQKETGRRITIEYILIEGFNDSEKDVLALKHELTNIKYNLNVIPLNPVDNLPYDAPSFRGIQEFTKKLKHHSIPFVLRTPKGQDINAACGQLALKNISMR; encoded by the coding sequence ATGCAGTCATCTGTTTTACGACATAATTTAAAAGAGCTTCAAGATATATTAATTGCTTTATCCTACCCTCGTCATAAAGCTGGAAGTATTTTCAAATGGATTTACAAGAAAAGCATTTTTGATTTTGAACAAATGACAGATCTTTCTAAATCAGAACGTCAAAATCTCAAAGAACAATTCAATATTCTTGTACTTCAAACAATTGTTATTAATGAATCTCAAGATGGCACTTTAAAATTTCTTTTCAAAGCTCAAGATGGAGCTCGAATCGAAAGTGTCATGATTCATAATGAAGGTGATTCTCGTTATACTATTTGCGTTTCTTCCCAAGTTGGATGTGCACTTCGTTGTTCTTTTTGTGCAACAGGTCAATTAGGATTTTCACGACACCTCTCAAGAGAAGAAATAATTTCACAAGTTCTATTAGTAGATGCTGAAATAAAAAAACGTTATAAACTTGATCCTTACTCGCGAGCCCTTGATAATATTGTATTTATGGGCATGGGAGAACCAATGCTGAATTACGAGGAAGTTCTCAAGTCTATTGAAATTCTTAATAATCAAGCTGGTTTTGATATTGGTACAAGAAGAATCACTATATCAACTGCAGGAATTATCAACGGTATAGAAAAATTTATTCAAGCTCCTGGTCAAATTAGATTAGCATTATCTCTACACGCTGCAAATCACGAAAAACGAAAAAATATTATGCCGATTGCTCGTAAAGAAAATACAAGACAAGTACTTGATATTATAAGATTATATCAAAAAGAAACAGGTCGGCGTATTACTATTGAATATATCTTAATCGAAGGATTTAATGATTCTGAAAAGGATGTCCTTGCACTTAAACATGAGTTAACAAATATAAAATATAATCTAAATGTTATTCCGTTAAACCCAGTTGACAATCTTCCTTATGACGCCCCTAGTTTTAGGGGAATTCAAGAATTTACCAAAAAATTGAAACATCATTCTATTCCTTTTGTGCTAAGAACTCCAAAAGGTCAAGATATTAATGCAGCTTGTGGTCAACTAGCCTTGAAAAATATATCTATGAGGTAA
- the dnaK gene encoding molecular chaperone DnaK: MSGKIIGIDLGTTNSVVSVIENGKPVVIANQEGARTMPSIVAFTEKGDILVGAPAKNQMVTNPENTIYSAKRFIGHRFEEVSNEHMPYVIKKGPHDNVVFQTRIGDQTPEQISAFILTKLKEAAESYLGGKIHKAVITVPAYFNDSQRQSTKDAGTIAGLEVERIINEPTAAALAYGLDKNKEGIVAVYDFGGGTFDISILEIGDGVFEVKATNGDTHLGGDDLDNAIIKHIITTYQKESGIDLSKDPMAMQRLKEAAEKAKIELSSKADTQINLPFITADASGPKHLQMNMTRGELENIVRPIVERSISPCEQVLKDAGISKSDINEIILVGGQTRMPLIVDLVKNFFGKEPSKGVNPDEVVSLGAAIQAGVLNKEVNDILLLDVTPLSLGIVTLGDVNTVLIPRNTTIPASKSQIFSTAADNQTAVTIQVLQGERPMAKDNRTLGNFNLEGIQPAPRGIPQIEVTFDIDANGILHVSAKDSGSGKEQKIRIESTGTLSADEIERMQKEAEVNAEDDKKVRENIELKNQANSVSYGIEKLLREEGDKISDTDKKELEEKNADLKKAIEGDDMNTIEAAMKALEPVSARVYQQMAAAAQQNSSHKSDEREDDVIDAEVIDKDKE, from the coding sequence ATGTCTGGAAAAATTATAGGGATCGATTTGGGAACAACAAATTCTGTTGTTTCTGTGATAGAGAACGGTAAACCTGTAGTGATTGCAAACCAAGAAGGTGCTCGTACAATGCCTTCTATTGTGGCTTTTACCGAGAAAGGAGATATTTTAGTTGGTGCTCCTGCGAAAAATCAAATGGTTACAAATCCTGAAAATACTATTTATTCTGCAAAACGATTTATTGGTCATCGTTTTGAAGAAGTAAGTAACGAACATATGCCTTATGTAATCAAAAAGGGACCTCATGATAATGTGGTATTTCAAACACGTATTGGTGATCAGACTCCTGAACAAATCAGTGCTTTCATTTTGACTAAATTGAAAGAGGCTGCAGAATCTTATCTTGGTGGCAAAATCCATAAGGCTGTGATTACAGTGCCGGCATATTTTAATGATTCACAACGCCAATCCACCAAGGATGCTGGGACAATCGCTGGTTTAGAAGTAGAACGTATTATTAACGAACCTACTGCAGCAGCTTTGGCTTACGGTCTTGACAAAAATAAGGAAGGAATTGTTGCTGTATATGATTTTGGTGGTGGAACGTTTGATATCTCTATCTTAGAGATCGGTGATGGCGTTTTTGAAGTAAAAGCAACCAATGGTGATACGCATTTGGGAGGCGATGATCTTGATAATGCTATAATTAAACATATTATTACTACATATCAAAAAGAGTCGGGAATTGATTTATCCAAAGATCCTATGGCAATGCAGCGGTTGAAGGAAGCTGCAGAAAAAGCAAAAATAGAACTTTCCAGCAAAGCTGATACACAAATAAATTTACCATTTATTACAGCTGATGCATCTGGTCCCAAACACCTTCAAATGAATATGACTCGCGGCGAACTAGAGAATATTGTTCGTCCTATTGTAGAACGTTCTATTTCTCCTTGTGAGCAGGTTTTAAAAGATGCTGGTATTTCCAAATCAGATATTAATGAGATCATTTTGGTTGGCGGACAAACAAGAATGCCTTTGATCGTTGATTTAGTTAAGAATTTCTTTGGAAAAGAACCATCTAAAGGTGTCAATCCTGATGAAGTTGTTTCTTTGGGGGCAGCTATTCAAGCTGGTGTTTTAAATAAAGAAGTAAATGATATTTTATTGCTTGATGTTACACCTCTTTCTTTAGGTATTGTGACATTAGGAGATGTAAATACTGTTTTAATTCCGAGAAATACGACTATTCCGGCATCTAAGTCTCAAATTTTTTCTACTGCTGCAGATAATCAAACTGCAGTTACAATTCAAGTGTTGCAAGGCGAACGCCCTATGGCTAAAGATAATCGTACCTTAGGCAACTTTAATTTGGAAGGTATACAACCTGCTCCTCGAGGAATTCCTCAAATTGAAGTAACATTTGATATCGATGCTAACGGAATTCTGCATGTTTCTGCTAAAGACAGTGGATCTGGCAAGGAACAGAAAATCAGAATTGAATCTACGGGCACGTTATCGGCAGATGAAATTGAACGCATGCAAAAAGAAGCAGAAGTCAATGCAGAAGATGATAAAAAAGTGCGAGAGAATATTGAATTAAAAAATCAGGCTAATTCTGTTTCTTATGGAATTGAAAAACTTCTCAGAGAAGAAGGAGATAAAATTTCAGATACAGATAAAAAAGAGTTGGAAGAAAAGAATGCAGATTTGAAAAAAGCAATCGAAGGCGATGATATGAATACTATTGAAGCGGCTATGAAAGCGTTAGAACCGGTTTCAGCTAGAGTATATCAGCAAATGGCGGCAGCAGCTCAACAAAATTCTTCCCATAAATCAGATGAACGAGAAGATGATGTTATCGATGCAGAGGTAATTGATAAAGATAAGGAATAA